The Theileria annulata chromosome 2, complete sequence, *** SEQUENCING IN PROGRESS *** genomic sequence TTACTCAGGGGTGAGAATATAGTGTCATTTACCGCCAAATCTCCTGTCAATGTACCTCAGTTTGGATACCCAATGGGACCAGGAAAAGCAACTCCTGCTGGTCGTGGAGCACCACTAATGGTTCCTGGCATGATGCAGCCTGGTATGCCACAAATGCCTGCCGGAGGCGTAGCACTTCAGGCTCCAATGAGAGGACTGGTGGGAAGTGCCCCTGCCCAGCTCCAGCCGCAAAACGTTCCTGGAACAATGCCCCCAATTCCAAACTAGTGACttagatttaataatttgaatgtttttaataatttattatactaattaatatatacacATCTAAAAACtcatattaaataaatccatatattatataactacaaaatatatttgaacATAAAATTACTCAAAGGCGTGATGGTAAACGTCGTCGAAAGTGTCTACGAAAATGATGGACAGTTTGTCCTTAATGCTAGCATCGAGTTCCTCGAAGTCAGGCTTATTTCCAACGGGCATTATCACAGTGCTAATGTCCTCCCTGATGGCGGCAATGAGCTTCTCCTTAATTCCACCGACCCTGAGAACCTTACCTGATATCGTCAACTCTCCAGTCATTGCAATTGAAGGCTTAATCCTCTTTTTGGCAGCTATGGATATCAAAGCAGAAGCCATTGTGATTCCGCCGCTTGGGCCGTCCTTGGGTGTTGCTCCTTCCGGCACGTGAATGTGTATATTTGCCTCGTCTAGGAATATGTTATTGGGTTGGTGTTTTCTAATGAAAGTCTTGCAGTAGGTCAGTGCTATTTGTGAGCTTTCAGTCATGACAGTTCCCAAGTGCCCAGTGACCTTCAGGCTTCCGCCCTTTAGAGCTTCAATACCAGTAGTATCGGCTGGCTCTTTTGTATCTGTTGATCCTAATAAATCTTTTGCAGGAGTGCGGTCAGGTTCTATCAAGTTTCCTTTCTTGTCGAGCATTTGTCCGTGGGCTTCAACGTACATTGTTGCCCCTCCTGCGTTAGTCCAGGCCAGACCGAGGACGACTCCGTACGGCAGAGGATATGGATGAAGTGTCTCCTTGGTATATATTGGAACACCTAAATACGACTGAACATCCTCAGACTTCACAACTGTGCACTTTGAAATGTTTTCCAGAGCACTTTTGACATCCTCAACCTGGTTtggatttaatttttcatcatGGCTTGGATCAGAACTGGTTTCGCTAGAATCTGTTGATTGGCTAGAGCTATCAGATGCTTCTGAGCTTGTGGTTTTGGTGTGTTTCATAACGAGGTCGAGTGCAACTTTCCGGTGTATTTTTTCGATGCACTTCAACAAGTTCCTCACTCCGGCCTCCCTCGAGTACTGCTTAATTATGCACTCAATTGCACTGTCTTGGATCTCAATAACTTTTGGTGTCAGTCCCGTATTTTTTTGTGTCTGCGGTATTAGAAAGTTCTTTGATATCAGCAACTT encodes the following:
- a CDS encoding small nuclear ribonucleoprotein associated protein b, putative (all_bases.cand.1505 - small nuclear ribonucleoprotein associated protein b), with the translated sequence MAGKNTRMQHWLQYNVRVTLKDNRKFVGTLVAFDKYMNLVLSDCEEFRMTLGKDKNRTEVKRTLGFVLLRGENIVSFTAKSPVNVPQFGYPMGPGKATPAGRGAPLMVPGMMQPGMPQMPAGGVALQAPMRGLVGSAPAQLQPQNVPGTMPPIPN